One Acetobacter ghanensis DNA window includes the following coding sequences:
- the pyrF gene encoding orotidine-5'-phosphate decarboxylase, translated as MSNTNRRTGLIVSLDTQDPAQARQWVRDVAPVSGIIKLGLEFTYAAGFQAVADVAAGSPLFLDLKLHDIPNTVGAAVRSLSHLRPRMLTLHASGGRVMMEAARAACDEAFPEGQRPLLLGVTVLTSLDDQGLAETGIMDGARAQVRRLAKLAVQSGMDGLVCSAHELDVLRNDLGSDPVIVTPGIRPAGAAKGDQKRVMTPAQARDAGADWIVVGRPITQAADAAAAAAAIMAELES; from the coding sequence ATGTCTAATACAAACCGGCGCACCGGCTTAATTGTTTCCCTAGATACGCAGGACCCTGCTCAGGCCCGTCAGTGGGTCAGGGATGTGGCGCCCGTGTCTGGCATTATCAAGCTGGGGCTTGAATTTACCTATGCCGCCGGTTTTCAGGCCGTGGCAGATGTTGCCGCTGGTTCTCCTCTTTTTCTGGATCTGAAGCTGCATGATATTCCCAACACGGTGGGTGCAGCAGTCAGGTCCTTGTCCCATCTGCGCCCTCGGATGCTCACACTCCATGCTTCAGGTGGGCGTGTCATGATGGAAGCCGCCCGCGCTGCGTGTGATGAGGCCTTCCCAGAAGGTCAGCGTCCTCTGTTGCTGGGTGTGACTGTGCTGACCAGTCTGGATGATCAGGGTTTGGCGGAAACTGGCATTATGGATGGCGCACGTGCACAGGTGCGCCGTCTGGCAAAGCTGGCAGTGCAGTCCGGTATGGACGGGCTGGTATGCTCGGCGCATGAGCTGGATGTGTTGCGTAATGACTTGGGGAGTGATCCGGTTATCGTAACGCCGGGTATTCGTCCGGCAGGTGCCGCAAAAGGTGATCAGAAACGGGTTATGACCCCTGCTCAGGCGCGTGATGCAGGGGCAGATTGGATAGTGGTCGGGCGCCCCATTACGCAGGCGGCCGACGCGGCCGCCGCCGCCGCTGCCATCATGGCGGAACTGGAAAGCTGA
- a CDS encoding phosphoribosylanthranilate isomerase: MPEQSRTGVKICGLTEEVGFDACVEHGADWIGFVFFERSPRFVTPELAACLARRERGQAKTVGLFVHPQDDDIAKVLDHAPLDVLQIYASDERAQQISEVFGLPVWLSYPVAGREELPPTCPVQRMLIEPRPPKDATRPGGNAQKLDWSLLAGWQPSFPWMLAGGLTVDNVGEAVRVTGAPAVDVSSGVESAQGIKDPSLIARFVRHARSN, translated from the coding sequence ATGCCAGAGCAGTCTCGCACGGGTGTTAAAATCTGCGGCCTTACAGAGGAAGTGGGGTTTGATGCCTGTGTGGAGCATGGAGCGGACTGGATAGGCTTTGTTTTTTTTGAGCGCTCACCCCGCTTTGTAACGCCAGAGCTGGCGGCTTGTCTGGCACGCCGTGAACGGGGGCAGGCCAAAACAGTTGGGCTGTTTGTGCACCCACAGGACGATGATATTGCCAAGGTGCTGGACCATGCACCGCTTGATGTGCTGCAAATCTACGCGTCCGATGAGCGTGCTCAGCAGATCTCCGAAGTTTTTGGTTTGCCTGTGTGGCTATCTTATCCCGTTGCAGGACGGGAGGAGCTACCACCGACATGTCCGGTCCAACGGATGCTGATAGAGCCGCGTCCCCCCAAGGATGCAACGAGGCCGGGTGGCAATGCCCAAAAGCTGGACTGGTCTTTGCTGGCGGGCTGGCAGCCATCGTTTCCGTGGATGCTGGCAGGGGGGCTAACGGTCGATAACGTGGGGGAGGCTGTCCGTGTGACAGGCGCGCCTGCTGTAGATGTTTCTTCCGGGGTGGAGAGTGCGCAGGGCATTAAAGACCCATCTCTGATTGCCCGCTTTGTGCGCCATGCGCGGAGTAACTGA
- a CDS encoding SMP-30/gluconolactonase/LRE family protein codes for MSNNFPLLSHALSRRSALKGLASGVALGALGATGASRALAADQPPRLPATVIASSPRFLCNAIAATRNGTLFLGAPRWETMDDTPGVFRASADGTLQPFPGGMWNQWTPSADPATAFLMVNGLHIFSDDTLWVVDQGIDPKANATVPGGQKLVQLDPQSGKVLQSLRWGKDILPPGATMNDLRIAGDLMFVTDSGLGGIIVHNMRTGNTVRRLSEHPLLRATYAKPMIGRDGHIFRDKDGKRPLVHSDMLEITTDRKWLYFSTPIGPLRRLPVSALLDNNLTDAQRAEKIETVTEMPTMMGTAIDTLDNFYFADAERGRIMVLTPEEKKLVLFEDPRLVDGDALFITADRRMLVPIPQTERLPPNNAGVNALKPPFISLSFPLPESLHGHRLGNAASSL; via the coding sequence ATGTCCAATAACTTCCCTCTGCTCAGTCACGCCCTGTCACGGCGTTCTGCCCTCAAGGGCCTTGCCAGCGGTGTTGCGCTAGGAGCCCTTGGCGCAACCGGTGCTTCACGCGCGCTGGCTGCGGACCAACCACCGCGTCTCCCCGCAACGGTTATCGCATCGTCTCCCCGTTTCCTGTGTAACGCCATTGCCGCGACACGGAATGGCACGCTCTTCCTTGGCGCGCCCCGCTGGGAAACGATGGATGATACACCCGGTGTTTTCCGCGCTTCTGCAGACGGAACGCTTCAGCCGTTCCCTGGTGGCATGTGGAACCAGTGGACGCCCAGCGCGGACCCAGCCACGGCATTTCTGATGGTCAACGGCCTACATATTTTTAGTGATGATACCTTGTGGGTTGTGGATCAGGGCATAGACCCGAAGGCAAACGCCACCGTGCCCGGCGGCCAGAAGCTGGTTCAGCTTGATCCGCAAAGCGGCAAAGTGCTGCAGAGTCTGCGCTGGGGAAAAGATATCCTGCCTCCGGGCGCGACGATGAATGATCTGCGCATTGCCGGTGATCTCATGTTCGTCACAGATTCCGGACTAGGCGGTATTATCGTTCATAATATGCGCACCGGAAACACGGTGCGACGGCTCTCTGAGCACCCTCTGCTCCGGGCGACATACGCCAAACCCATGATCGGACGAGACGGACACATCTTCCGGGATAAGGATGGCAAACGCCCCCTTGTCCACTCGGACATGCTGGAAATTACGACGGACCGAAAATGGCTTTACTTCTCCACCCCTATCGGCCCGCTGCGTCGCCTGCCCGTCTCGGCTTTGCTGGACAACAACCTGACGGATGCACAACGCGCAGAGAAAATTGAAACAGTAACTGAGATGCCCACCATGATGGGAACGGCTATTGATACACTGGATAATTTCTATTTTGCCGACGCCGAACGCGGCCGGATCATGGTCCTGACGCCCGAGGAAAAGAAACTCGTTCTGTTTGAAGATCCGCGGTTGGTTGATGGTGACGCGCTGTTTATTACCGCTGATCGTCGCATGTTGGTGCCAATTCCGCAGACAGAACGCCTGCCGCCCAATAACGCAGGGGTCAATGCCTTAAAGCCGCCTTTCATCAGTCTTTCCTTCCCGCTGCCGGAAAGTCTGCATGGCCACCGTTTGGGCAATGCAGCCAGCAGTCTCTGA
- a CDS encoding MFS transporter has protein sequence MTRTRGPTSSTVTHATGTPETARVGQRTAVRYSVLAFLFTITAINYGDRATLGIAGTSISQDLGLTPISMGYIFSAFGWAYVLNQVPGGWLLDRYGSIRVYGVSLFAWSVCTLAIAGVSHVPHALMFPTLFLLWAALGLVEAPTFPANSRIVSSWFPTSERGLATSIFNSAQYVAVAFFAPLMGWVTQTFGWKYIFSLMGALGMVLAIIWLARMYPPARHPGVNAAELAYMRDGGALVDIDDPALQVKQTLTRKQIRFMLTNRTLLGVYGGQYCITALLYFFLTWFPLYLHQSRGFSLTATGFAASVPALCGLAGAIFGGALSDKLLRTGRSENIARKTPYVLGMAAASSICLCNFIQSGWLIVAVMSFAFFGKGIAAIGWAVISDIAPKETPGLAAGIFNGVGNIAGIVTPIVIGYIVALTKSYDGALVFVAAHCIVAIILYLFVVGKIRRLSLPT, from the coding sequence GTGACCAGAACAAGAGGGCCGACAAGCTCCACCGTCACACATGCTACAGGAACACCCGAAACAGCACGCGTGGGGCAGCGGACCGCCGTACGCTATAGTGTTCTTGCGTTCCTGTTCACAATCACCGCCATTAACTACGGGGACCGCGCCACACTGGGGATTGCAGGCACCAGCATCTCGCAGGATCTTGGGCTCACCCCTATTTCGATGGGTTACATCTTCTCCGCCTTTGGGTGGGCCTATGTGCTGAATCAGGTGCCCGGTGGCTGGCTTCTGGACCGGTACGGCTCTATTCGCGTCTATGGGGTCAGCCTCTTTGCCTGGTCTGTCTGCACACTGGCCATTGCAGGCGTTTCTCATGTTCCGCATGCCCTGATGTTCCCGACCCTGTTCCTGCTGTGGGCTGCTCTCGGACTTGTGGAAGCTCCTACCTTCCCGGCTAACAGCCGTATCGTGTCAAGCTGGTTCCCCACATCAGAACGCGGTCTGGCCACGTCCATTTTCAATTCTGCGCAGTATGTAGCGGTCGCCTTCTTTGCCCCATTGATGGGCTGGGTCACTCAGACCTTCGGCTGGAAATACATTTTCAGCCTGATGGGCGCACTTGGCATGGTACTGGCCATTATCTGGCTGGCCAGAATGTATCCGCCTGCCCGACATCCCGGCGTGAACGCGGCAGAACTGGCCTATATGCGTGATGGCGGGGCGCTGGTGGACATTGATGACCCCGCCTTGCAGGTCAAACAAACTCTCACCCGCAAACAGATCCGCTTCATGCTGACCAACAGAACGCTGCTTGGCGTGTATGGCGGGCAGTATTGTATTACGGCGCTGCTGTATTTCTTCCTAACGTGGTTCCCCCTTTATCTGCACCAGTCACGCGGCTTCTCACTCACGGCAACTGGGTTTGCCGCCAGCGTTCCGGCCCTGTGCGGCCTTGCCGGGGCAATCTTCGGCGGTGCATTGTCAGACAAGCTTCTGCGTACCGGTCGTTCTGAAAACATCGCCCGTAAAACGCCCTACGTACTTGGCATGGCAGCAGCGTCCTCCATTTGTCTATGCAACTTCATCCAGTCCGGGTGGCTCATTGTTGCTGTCATGTCCTTTGCCTTCTTCGGAAAAGGGATTGCAGCCATTGGCTGGGCTGTCATTTCCGATATTGCCCCAAAAGAAACACCCGGCCTTGCGGCGGGTATCTTTAACGGGGTTGGTAACATTGCCGGCATCGTCACACCAATCGTCATTGGATACATTGTCGCATTGACAAAATCCTATGATGGCGCGCTTGTTTTCGTCGCAGCACACTGCATTGTGGCAATTATCCTCTATCTCTTTGTTGTTGGTAAAATCCGGAGGCTTTCCCTTCCCACCTAA
- a CDS encoding LapA family protein, with protein MIRLIIVVPFLLALVVFSASNQDPQDMWMLTYSWKCSLGVLALSVGALSFLLGAFCLWVVEFRQGRRARKAEQQVRDLDAQLAQVRAMLANRAPPVVPAPDAQPVTPQPSPAESEEHTNV; from the coding sequence ATGATCAGGCTCATAATTGTTGTTCCATTCCTGCTTGCACTTGTTGTGTTCAGTGCCAGTAATCAGGACCCGCAGGATATGTGGATGCTCACATATAGCTGGAAGTGTTCGCTTGGCGTGCTGGCCCTGAGCGTGGGGGCTCTCTCGTTTTTGCTAGGGGCTTTCTGCCTGTGGGTTGTCGAGTTCAGGCAGGGCCGCAGGGCGCGTAAAGCCGAGCAGCAGGTCAGGGATCTGGACGCGCAGTTGGCGCAGGTGAGGGCCATGTTGGCCAATAGAGCCCCCCCTGTAGTGCCCGCGCCTGATGCGCAGCCTGTTACGCCGCAGCCTTCCCCCGCAGAGAGCGAAGAACATACCAATGTCTAA
- a CDS encoding LysR family transcriptional regulator — translation MLQLTQVRCFVAVAEELHFGRAAARLNMTQPPLSRQIQLLEHALGVALLERTSRHVRLTQAGIVFLPEARRLLRGAEDAVLAARRAGRGALGQIAIGFTPSSSYDFLPRLISALQAKYPDIELILEEMITRDQITALTSNRLDLAFVRPPFGATNVTFLPVRSEPIVAALPAHHPLASHETLTPMDLDGQDLIMYSVLGGGYFHDLVQRLLVSANIQPRLIHHLTQIHALLSLVRSGVGMALIPESASRLDIGNVICRPLAFGDDILAELYMAHRAQDTSPLLRSVMAVVSQITKETTPVLTLTL, via the coding sequence ATGCTTCAGCTCACTCAGGTGCGTTGTTTTGTCGCCGTTGCAGAAGAACTTCATTTTGGGCGTGCTGCAGCCCGACTGAACATGACGCAACCGCCCCTCAGCCGGCAGATCCAGTTGCTCGAGCATGCGCTTGGTGTCGCACTGCTGGAGCGCACTAGCCGCCATGTGCGCCTTACACAGGCCGGGATTGTCTTCCTGCCGGAAGCAAGACGCCTACTCCGGGGCGCTGAGGATGCTGTACTGGCGGCACGCCGCGCCGGGCGCGGGGCGCTGGGGCAAATTGCCATCGGGTTCACCCCTTCAAGCAGTTATGACTTCCTGCCGCGGCTGATTTCAGCCCTTCAGGCTAAGTATCCGGATATTGAGCTTATTCTGGAAGAGATGATCACGCGGGATCAGATCACCGCACTAACGTCAAACAGGCTGGATCTGGCCTTTGTGCGGCCGCCCTTTGGCGCAACGAACGTTACTTTTCTGCCCGTCCGGTCCGAGCCGATCGTGGCAGCCTTACCGGCCCATCATCCTCTGGCAAGCCATGAGACCCTAACCCCCATGGATCTGGATGGGCAGGATCTCATTATGTATTCGGTGCTGGGCGGCGGCTATTTTCACGATCTCGTGCAGCGGCTCCTCGTCAGCGCAAACATCCAGCCACGCCTGATCCATCACCTCACACAGATCCACGCTCTTCTCTCCCTCGTCAGAAGCGGCGTAGGAATGGCGCTAATTCCCGAATCCGCATCACGGCTTGATATCGGAAATGTTATCTGCCGTCCGTTGGCGTTTGGGGATGACATTCTGGCCGAGCTTTACATGGCCCATCGCGCGCAGGACACGAGCCCCCTGCTGCGCAGCGTGATGGCTGTTGTCAGCCAAATTACAAAAGAAACCACGCCGGTTCTTACGCTCACGTTATAA
- a CDS encoding c-type cytochrome: MTRNLLQRALHISLRSGVVLSLAALPLCTVHAQNTPVNARMEHGRYLAIAGDCLACHTATDGKPFAGGLDLKTPFGIITTSNITSDKETGIGNWTFEQFDNAVRHGKGSNGHLYPAMPYTAYSQITDADIADLWEYIRALPPVSHKVESNKLPFPYNIRTLLVFWNILFFEDAAFVPDRSKNDEINRGAYLVQSLEHCGTCHTPKNALGGDTKDSFQGASLQGWFAPDLTNNTHTGLGQWTADDIVTYLRSGTNRYTAASGPMTEAIVNSTQHLTDADLKAIAAYFKALPPRTVSPPQPLATSNAQITAGHRDFMVECSACHRSSGAGISNMIPDLRNNPAVNASNPDSLLNIVLKGTEGPATHTNPTGAAMPGFGWKLQDEQIANILTYIRNSWGNAAPALSAADVSKARIAISAQPAVPR; encoded by the coding sequence ATGACACGAAATCTTCTTCAGCGTGCTCTGCACATCAGTCTTCGCAGTGGCGTTGTTTTGTCTCTCGCAGCGCTTCCACTCTGCACAGTCCATGCTCAAAATACGCCTGTGAATGCGCGCATGGAACATGGCCGCTACCTCGCCATTGCGGGGGACTGCCTTGCCTGCCACACCGCAACAGATGGCAAGCCTTTTGCCGGTGGCCTTGATTTGAAAACACCTTTTGGAATCATCACCACCAGCAATATTACTTCTGATAAAGAAACCGGTATCGGTAACTGGACATTCGAGCAGTTTGATAACGCCGTGCGTCATGGTAAAGGATCGAACGGACATCTTTACCCCGCCATGCCCTACACGGCTTACAGCCAGATCACCGATGCCGACATTGCTGATCTCTGGGAGTATATTCGCGCCCTTCCCCCTGTAAGCCATAAGGTAGAGAGCAATAAACTTCCCTTTCCTTACAATATCCGCACTCTGCTCGTGTTCTGGAACATCCTGTTCTTTGAGGATGCCGCTTTTGTTCCTGATAGGTCAAAGAATGACGAAATCAACCGTGGTGCCTATCTGGTCCAGAGCCTCGAACATTGTGGCACCTGTCACACCCCCAAGAATGCCCTTGGCGGCGATACAAAAGACTCTTTTCAGGGTGCATCTCTTCAGGGATGGTTTGCGCCTGACCTGACCAACAATACCCACACCGGCCTTGGCCAATGGACTGCGGACGATATCGTAACGTATCTGCGCAGCGGCACCAATCGCTATACGGCAGCATCTGGCCCGATGACGGAAGCCATCGTAAACTCAACCCAGCATCTGACGGATGCAGACCTGAAGGCCATTGCAGCCTATTTCAAAGCCTTACCACCCCGCACTGTCTCCCCTCCCCAGCCTCTGGCTACCTCGAATGCGCAGATCACTGCGGGCCATCGGGACTTTATGGTGGAATGTAGTGCCTGCCATCGGAGTAGTGGTGCGGGTATCTCTAACATGATCCCGGACCTCCGGAATAACCCAGCTGTCAATGCGTCAAACCCCGATAGCCTGCTGAATATCGTGCTCAAAGGCACGGAAGGCCCTGCGACACACACAAACCCCACTGGTGCTGCAATGCCCGGCTTTGGCTGGAAGTTGCAAGATGAGCAAATTGCGAACATTCTGACCTACATCCGCAATAGCTGGGGGAATGCCGCTCCGGCTCTTTCCGCTGCGGATGTCAGCAAAGCGCGTATTGCTATCAGTGCCCAACCAGCCGTCCCGCGCTGA
- a CDS encoding sulfotransferase family 2 domain-containing protein: protein MLLIDSEKTIIFHTPKCGGKALREAFSSIVADGVFWDWRWLHATGEWVDQAHVPLHMLRQTKIWDEIRDYTLISVVRDPWPRFVSSLKEHMKQHRKRDALQVLDELDEVRIAHDPRYIHFIPQNRFTHLGNKRCVDFIVRAESLAEDLRAVGIICGMKKEFFRAVDNLPSMPISPIKNEAVDVEQKMQSLLMRFYRRDYALFGYTPPAFVEEILPGFNALLVDPICNTEWNSYETVAPAYERFVRQINKDFLISKLREEINELKKNNLS, encoded by the coding sequence ATGCTTTTAATAGATAGTGAAAAAACTATTATTTTTCACACCCCAAAATGTGGAGGAAAAGCGCTTCGCGAAGCTTTTTCGTCTATTGTTGCAGATGGTGTTTTTTGGGACTGGAGGTGGTTACACGCCACAGGGGAATGGGTGGATCAGGCACATGTGCCCTTACACATGCTGCGTCAAACAAAAATCTGGGACGAAATCCGAGATTATACACTTATATCCGTTGTCCGAGACCCATGGCCCCGTTTTGTAAGCTCATTAAAAGAGCATATGAAACAACACAGAAAACGAGATGCCTTACAAGTTCTGGATGAGCTGGATGAGGTGCGGATCGCTCATGATCCGCGCTATATTCACTTCATTCCGCAGAACCGGTTTACTCATCTTGGAAACAAAAGATGCGTTGATTTTATAGTTCGGGCGGAGTCTTTGGCGGAAGACTTAAGGGCTGTTGGTATAATATGTGGCATGAAGAAAGAGTTTTTCCGCGCGGTTGATAATCTACCGAGTATGCCCATTTCCCCAATAAAGAATGAGGCTGTAGATGTAGAACAGAAGATGCAATCCCTTCTCATGAGGTTCTATCGACGGGATTACGCACTTTTTGGCTACACACCGCCAGCCTTTGTGGAGGAAATTCTCCCTGGCTTCAATGCGCTTCTTGTAGACCCAATATGTAATACTGAATGGAATAGCTACGAAACTGTAGCGCCCGCTTACGAACGATTTGTTCGTCAAATTAACAAAGACTTCCTGATTTCCAAGTTGAGGGAAGAAATAAATGAATTAAAAAAGAATAACCTCTCCTAA
- the pdxA gene encoding 4-hydroxythreonine-4-phosphate dehydrogenase PdxA, with protein MLVLTQGDPASIAPEITAAVWQKLRQNGPAFVYVGDPSLLERRVPVQTVRYLSAGADIFSHALPVIPLHLATPPAPGEPDRRNAASVLESIRLAVELTLSGEASAMITNPISKEVVQGAGFHHPGHTGYLAELCQTPGNEIMLLAGPSLKVVPITVHVALREAISQLSSDLIIRTARTVAAGMQRDFGLSNPRMAFAGLNPHAGEHGLMGREEQEIILPALHTLRQEGYNVSGPLPPDTMFTPDARAKYDVALCMYHDQGLIPLKTLDMAEGVNVTLGLPIIRTSPDHGTAFDIAGQNKADPRSLEAAIRMAAALAENRRKNA; from the coding sequence ATGCTGGTTCTGACACAGGGGGATCCGGCCAGTATTGCACCGGAAATTACCGCCGCAGTCTGGCAGAAGCTCCGCCAGAACGGCCCCGCATTTGTGTATGTTGGTGACCCCTCCCTCCTAGAGCGGCGCGTGCCAGTGCAGACAGTCCGCTACCTGTCCGCCGGTGCTGATATTTTTAGCCATGCCCTTCCGGTCATTCCCCTGCATCTGGCAACGCCGCCAGCACCCGGCGAGCCTGACCGCCGGAATGCTGCCAGTGTGTTGGAAAGCATACGTCTGGCAGTTGAACTGACCCTGAGTGGTGAGGCATCCGCCATGATTACCAACCCGATCAGCAAGGAGGTTGTGCAGGGGGCGGGTTTCCATCACCCCGGCCATACAGGTTATCTGGCTGAACTCTGCCAGACGCCGGGGAACGAGATCATGCTTCTGGCCGGACCGTCCCTCAAGGTTGTGCCCATTACCGTGCACGTTGCCCTGCGGGAGGCTATTTCCCAGCTTTCCTCGGATCTGATTATCCGCACGGCCCGCACGGTTGCTGCCGGTATGCAGCGGGACTTTGGACTCTCCAACCCCCGCATGGCTTTTGCAGGACTGAACCCCCACGCGGGAGAACACGGCCTGATGGGGCGCGAGGAACAGGAGATTATTCTGCCTGCTCTGCACACCCTCCGTCAGGAAGGCTACAACGTCAGCGGTCCGCTGCCGCCCGACACAATGTTTACACCAGATGCACGGGCCAAATACGACGTTGCCTTGTGCATGTACCACGATCAGGGGCTTATCCCGCTCAAAACACTGGATATGGCTGAAGGTGTGAATGTCACACTCGGCCTGCCCATTATCCGCACATCGCCAGACCACGGGACGGCATTTGACATAGCAGGCCAGAACAAGGCAGACCCACGCAGTCTGGAGGCCGCTATACGAATGGCAGCCGCACTGGCCGAGAACAGAAGGAAAAATGCATGA
- a CDS encoding gluconate 2-dehydrogenase subunit 3 family protein, which translates to MRRRDALKGGLVLLATSTLASIYKPAYSKTLVGGSSAWKAQPPPPLSVVDSSRLVYLTQDEAKLVGTVFDVLIPPDELGMGATEAGCVTFLDHQLAGPFGSAAKDYKLGPVVEGTPQQGPQSIATPAEIYRKGLAELNTVTRKKFDKAFPDLTEDQKVAFLEGMEAGTIQFETVKAKDFFTLLLQNVREGYLADPMYGGNRDMVGWKLVGFPGAVYDYRDWIVSKRGQKIDVQPVSLLRTT; encoded by the coding sequence ATGAGACGCCGTGACGCCTTAAAAGGAGGGCTGGTGCTGTTAGCAACAAGCACACTGGCCTCCATTTATAAGCCCGCTTATTCAAAAACGCTTGTTGGTGGGAGTAGCGCGTGGAAAGCGCAACCTCCGCCGCCGTTGTCAGTCGTTGATTCCAGCCGGCTGGTGTATTTGACGCAGGATGAAGCAAAGCTGGTTGGGACAGTGTTTGACGTTCTCATCCCCCCCGATGAACTTGGTATGGGTGCGACCGAAGCCGGATGCGTGACCTTCCTTGATCATCAGCTTGCCGGCCCCTTTGGCTCCGCTGCTAAAGATTACAAGCTAGGGCCGGTCGTAGAAGGAACGCCCCAACAGGGACCGCAAAGCATTGCGACCCCTGCGGAAATTTACCGCAAAGGCCTGGCTGAACTGAACACGGTCACCCGGAAAAAATTTGACAAAGCCTTTCCGGATCTTACCGAAGACCAGAAAGTCGCCTTCCTTGAAGGCATGGAAGCCGGAACGATCCAGTTCGAAACCGTGAAAGCCAAGGACTTTTTTACCCTCCTTCTCCAGAACGTGCGTGAAGGATATCTCGCGGACCCAATGTATGGGGGCAACCGCGATATGGTGGGCTGGAAACTGGTTGGGTTCCCGGGCGCAGTTTATGATTACCGTGACTGGATTGTTTCCAAACGCGGGCAAAAAATTGATGTGCAACCCGTCAGCCTTCTGAGGACGACCTGA
- a CDS encoding GMC family oxidoreductase, protein MERYGAKQLVDGLILQDWGVTYNDLEPFYDRFEKIAGTSGTAGVINGVKQPGGNPFEDSRTSPYPTPALERTRANILFSEATTRMGYSPFPVPSAMIGGPYTNALGINLAPCTYCGYCQLYGCGNWSKSSPNICILPVLMQRPNFTVVTESEVVRINTTPDKKMATGVTFVDSDGNIGEQPADIVITATFTLDNTRLLLLSGISTPYDVNTGQGVVGRAFTFQTLSWAFMFFENEYLNPFMNTGALATQIDDFNGDNFDHTGLGFIGGAGIQSLCNQGLPIGMSGLVPEGSPRWGKGWKKAFQKSYQNYAQIQGQGTNFAHREQFMDLDPTYKDRFGQPLLRITYDYNENDRRSGRFIRDKCVQIAKEMGAREVKGVSLADDPYSGYTPWDSSHVQGGVVMGEDPRTSVQNRYQQNWDVPNLFVIGASSFPNNAGYNPTVAVGATTLWTAKAIKELYLKKPGPLVRL, encoded by the coding sequence ATGGAGCGTTATGGCGCCAAACAGCTGGTGGATGGCCTGATTCTGCAGGATTGGGGTGTGACATACAATGATCTTGAACCGTTCTATGACCGGTTTGAGAAAATTGCCGGCACATCCGGCACAGCAGGCGTCATCAATGGTGTAAAGCAGCCTGGCGGCAACCCGTTTGAAGATTCCCGAACAAGTCCTTACCCCACCCCAGCCCTGGAACGCACACGCGCCAACATTCTGTTTTCAGAAGCCACAACACGGATGGGCTACTCCCCCTTCCCGGTTCCGTCCGCCATGATCGGCGGCCCCTATACCAACGCACTCGGCATTAATCTGGCCCCCTGCACATACTGTGGCTACTGCCAGCTTTACGGGTGTGGCAACTGGTCAAAATCCAGCCCGAACATCTGCATTCTGCCAGTTCTCATGCAGCGTCCGAATTTCACTGTTGTCACAGAATCAGAAGTTGTCCGTATTAATACAACGCCTGATAAAAAAATGGCTACAGGTGTCACTTTTGTTGACTCAGACGGCAATATTGGGGAGCAGCCAGCCGATATTGTTATCACCGCCACATTCACGCTCGATAATACGCGGCTTCTCCTCCTGTCGGGGATCAGTACACCTTATGATGTCAACACCGGACAAGGTGTCGTAGGACGCGCCTTCACGTTCCAGACCTTGTCCTGGGCCTTCATGTTTTTTGAAAATGAATATCTCAACCCCTTCATGAATACAGGAGCTCTCGCAACCCAGATTGACGATTTCAACGGCGATAATTTTGACCATACCGGGCTAGGATTTATTGGCGGCGCCGGCATTCAATCCCTGTGCAACCAGGGCCTCCCCATTGGCATGTCCGGTCTTGTACCGGAAGGCAGTCCACGCTGGGGCAAAGGCTGGAAAAAAGCTTTCCAGAAAAGCTACCAAAACTATGCACAAATTCAGGGCCAGGGCACCAATTTTGCGCACCGTGAACAGTTCATGGATCTGGACCCAACATACAAGGACCGGTTTGGACAACCGCTTCTGCGCATTACCTACGATTATAATGAAAATGATCGCCGTTCAGGCCGATTCATTCGTGATAAATGTGTGCAGATTGCTAAAGAAATGGGGGCGCGGGAAGTCAAAGGCGTCTCGTTGGCGGACGATCCCTATTCAGGCTACACGCCGTGGGATTCCTCTCACGTGCAGGGTGGTGTCGTCATGGGAGAAGACCCGAGAACCAGCGTGCAAAACCGCTATCAGCAGAATTGGGACGTACCCAATCTGTTTGTGATCGGCGCATCATCTTTCCCCAACAATGCCGGCTACAATCCTACGGTTGCCGTGGGCGCAACGACCCTATGGACGGCTAAGGCTATAAAAGAACTGTATCTCAAAAAACCTGGCCCACTGGTGAGATTATAA